The following proteins are encoded in a genomic region of Gossypium hirsutum isolate 1008001.06 chromosome D05, Gossypium_hirsutum_v2.1, whole genome shotgun sequence:
- the LOC107902465 gene encoding rust resistance kinase Lr10, whose product MVIILFHFFLLYTAAAVGLAPPPTYPNGCQPTRCKRGGPSVRFPFQLKGRRHENCGSPGFNLSCDNKNRTVLELPKSVKLLVKRIDYVKQMIQVYAEDGCVQNQLPNLTMSLSPFNLSLDNAYSRELRNFTLFECSDVDQSDYGNYKIIRCLSSKPGFVVKYTDSDYASTDLLHCRKTIDLKEVPYALLSSDWSRSNNFYFKWSRPACGYCEAQHQGCRRNDTNPTGFECFVIPIKHMGTRTKLMISGISIGSFFLALSLSVVLYMHHLHKKEKDAQRKIEQFLEDYKALKPSRYSYADIKRITFDFKEKLGQGGYGTVFKGTLSNDVSVAVKLLNNFKGNGEEFINEVSSMGRIHHVNVTRLVGFCADGYHRALVYEYLPNESLEKFIFGDKGENHFLGWEKLHEIALGIAKGIEYLHQGCEQRILHFDIKPHNILLDQHFNPKISDFGLAKLCSKEQSAVSMTAARGTMGYIAPEVLSRNFGNVSYKSDVYSFGMMLLEMVGGRKNIDVKVEHMSQVYFPEWVYNRLDKGEALGMSIENEEHDKIAKKLTIVGLWCIQWYPVDRPSMKSVVQMLEGEVEHLTVPPNPFASKDEMRAKLPINRELPTISE is encoded by the exons ATGGTGATTATTCTCTTCCACTTCTTCTTGCTATACACTGCTGCAGCAGTTGGTCTTGCTCCACCCCCAACATATCCAAACGGTTGCCAGCCGACGAGGTGCAAACGCGGCGGCCCCTCCGTGCGGTTCCCCTTCCAATTGAAAGGCCGGCGACATGAAAACTGTGGCTCACCAGGGTTTAACCTGTCCTGCGACAACAAGAATCGGACGGTGCTGGAGCTGCCCAAATCGGTGAAGTTGTTGGTGAAGCGTATAGATTATGTAAAGCAAATGATTCAAGTGTATGCTGAAGATGGTTGCGTCCAAAATCAACTCCCAAATCTCACAATGTCTTTGTCTCCTTTCAATCTCTCATTGGACAATGCTTATTCCAGAGAACTGAGAAACTTTACTTTGTTCGAATGTTCCGATGTGGACCAATCCGACTACGGTAATTATAAAATCATCCGTTGCTTAAGTAGTAAGCCTGGGTTTGTCGTTAAATACACGGATTCCGATTATGCAAGCACCGATCTGTTACATTGCCGGAAGACTATAGATCTCAAAGAAGTTCCCTACGCGCTGTTATCATCAGATTGGAGTAGGAGCAACAATTTTTACTTTAAATGGAGCAGACCGGCGTGCGGTTACTGCGAAGCACAGCACCAAGGATGTCGACGCAATGATACCAATCCCACCGGCTTCGAGTGCTTTGTCATCCCTATCAAACATATGG GTACAAGAACGAAGCTGATGATTTCAG GTATAAGCATCGGTTCCTTTTTTCTTGCACTCAGCCTTTCTGTTGTTCTATATATGCACCATTTGCATAAAAAAGAGAAAGACGCTCAGCGCAAAATCGAACAGTTTTTGGAAGATTACAAAGCTCTCAAGCCCTCTCGATATTCCTATGCTGATATCAAGAGGATCACCTTTGATTTCAAGGAAAAGCTGGGACAAGGTGGCTATGGAACTGTTTTCAAAGGTACACTTTCCAACGATGTTTCCGTTGCGGTCAAGCTTCTTAACAATTTCAAAGGAAATGGGGAAGAGTTCATCAACGAAGTCAGCTCCATGGGTCGAATCCACCACGTCAATGTCACTCGTCTCGTCGGCTTTTGCGCCGACGGGTATCATCGAGCCTTGGTTTACGAGTACCTACCCAATGAGTCATTAGAGAAGTTCATATTCGGAGACAAAGGTGAGAATCATTTCCTGGGCTGGGAAAAGCTTCACGAAATTGCTCTAGGCATTGCCAAAGGCATTGAGTACTTGCACCAAGGTTGTGAGCAAAGAATCCTCCATTTCGACATCAAACCTCACAATATCTTGTTGGACCAGCACTTCAATCCGAAAATCTCCGATTTCGGGTTAGCCAAGCTATGTTCTAAAGAGCAGAGTGCGGTATCAATGACAGCAGCAAGGGGAACCATGGGCTACATTGCACCTGAAGTGCTGTCTAGGAACTTTGGGAACGTATCCTACAAATCAGATGTTTATAGTTTCGGAATGATGCTGCTTGAAATGGTGGGGGGACGCAAAAATATCGATGTCAAAGTGGAACATATGAGCCAAGTCTACTTCCCAGAATGGGTTTACAATCGTTTGGACAAAGGTGAAGCGTTGGGAATGAGCATTGAGAATGAAGAGCATGATAAGATAGCAAAGAAGCTTACAATTGTTGGACTTTGGTGCATCCAATGGTATCCGGTGGATCGTCCATCGATGAAATCGGTGGTTCAAATGTTGGAAGGAGAGGTTGAGCATCTCACGGTACCGCCAAATCCTTTTGCCTCTAAAGATGAAATGAGGGCCAAACTGCCCATTAACAGAGAGCTTCCCACTATTTCTGAATAA
- the LOC107904207 gene encoding NADH dehydrogenase [ubiquinone] flavoprotein 2, mitochondrial isoform X1, with the protein MWSLVCGTTPCMICGSGEIEGALLKYLGVERNEVTKDGLFSVGEMECMGCCVNAPMIAVADYTNGSEGYTYNYYEDVTTQRVVEIVEIVAVGFCQEN; encoded by the exons ATGTGGTCATTGGTTTGTGGCACAACACCATGTATGATATGTGGTTCAGGAGAAATTGAAGGAGCCTTATTGAAATACTTGGGGGTTGAGCGCAATG AGGTAACAAAGGACGGTTTATTCTCTGTTGGAGAAATGGAATGTATG GGATGTTGTGTAAATGCTCCTATGATTGCAGTTGCTGATTACACCAATGGATCTGAAGGATATACGTATAATTACTAT GAAGATGTTACTACTCAACGAGTTGTTGAGATAGTTGAGATAGTTGCAGTGGGATTTTGCCAAGAGAACTGA
- the LOC107904203 gene encoding rust resistance kinase Lr10, which yields MVIIIFHFFLIYSAAAVGLAPPSTYLDGCQPMSCKRGAPSVRFPFQLKGRQNESCGSPGFNLSCNNKNQTVLELPKSVKLLVKRIDYVKQMIQVYAEDGCVQRQLPNLTLSSSPFEFMSDYYSFDSTYKNFSLFKCAGEGWSHYGSYYTIGCLSREPGSYVKYTSSDYPNTDLFHCSRTMDLREVPEGLISDESNNLYFNWSRPECGDCEARHQGCRRNDTKPSGFECFVIPIKHMGTRTKLMISGISIGSFFLALSLSVVLYMHHLHKKEKDAQGKIEQFLEDYKALKPSRYSYADIKRITFDFKEKLGQGGYGTVFKGTLSNDVSVAVKLLNNFKGNGEEFINEVSSMGRIHHVNVTRLVGFCADGYHRALVYEYLPNESLEKFIFGDKGENHFLGWEKLHEIALGIAKGIEYLHQGCEQRILHFDIKPHNILLDQHFNPKISDFGLAKLCSKEQSAVSMTAARGTMGYIAPEVLSRNFGNVSYKSDVYSFGMMLLEMVGGRKNIDVKVEHMSQVYFPEWVYNRLDKGEALGMSIENEEHDKIAKKLTIVGLWCIQWYPVDRPSMKSVVQMLEGEVEHLTVPPNPFASKEEMRAKLPINRELPTISE from the exons ATGGTGATTATCATCTTTCACTTCTTCTTGATATACAGTGCTGCAGCAGTTGGCCTTGCTCCACCCTCAACATATCTAGATGGTTGCCAGCCGATGAGCTGCAAACGCGGCGCTCCCTCCGTGCGGTTCCCCTTCCAATTGAAAGGCCGGCAAAATGAAAGCTGTGGCTCACCAGGGTTTAACCTGTCCTGCAACAACAAGAACCAGACGGTGCTGGAGCTGCCCAAATCGGTGAAGTTGTTGGTGAAGCGTATAGATTATGTAAAGCAAATGATTCAAGTGTATGCTGAAGATGGTTGCGTCCAAAGGCAGCTTCCAAATCTCACATTATCTTCTTCTCCTTTCGAGTTCATGTCGGACTACTATTCTTTCGACAGCACATATAAAAACTTTTCTTTGTTCAAATGTGCGGGTGAAGGCTGGTCCCACTACGGTTCTTACTATACCATAGGTTGCCTAAGTCGGGAGCCTGGTTCCTACGTTAAGTACACAAGCTCCGATTATCCAAACACTGATTTATTTCACTGTAGCAGGACTATGGATCTGAGAGAAGTTCCTGAAGGGTTGATATCAGATGAGAGTAACAATCTTTACTTTAATTGGAGCAGACCGGAGTGCGGTGACTGCGAAGCACGCCACCAAGGATGTCGACGCAATGATACCAAACCCTCCGGCTTCGAATGCTTTGTCATCCCTATCAAACATATGG GTACAAGAACGAAGCTGATGATTTCAG GTATAAGCATCGGTTCCTTTTTTCTTGCACTCAGCCTTTCTGTTGTTCTATATATGCACCATTTGCATAAAAAAGAGAAAGACGCTCAGGGCAAAATCGAACAGTTTTTGGAAGATTACAAAGCTCTCAAGCCCTCTCGATATTCCTATGCTGATATCAAGAGGATCACCTTTGATTTCAAGGAAAAGCTGGGACAAGGTGGCTATGGAACTGTTTTCAAAGGTACACTTTCCAACGATGTTTCCGTTGCCGTCAAGCTTCTTAACAATTTCAAAGGAAATGGGGAAGAGTTCATCAACGAAGTCAGCTCCATGGGTCGAATCCACCACGTCAATGTCACTCGTCTCGTCGGCTTTTGCGCCGACGGGTATCATCGAGCCTTGGTTTACGAGTACCTACCCAATGAGTCATTAGAGAAGTTCATATTCGGAGACAAAGGTGAGAATCATTTCCTGGGCTGGGAAAAGCTTCACGAAATTGCTCTAGGCATTGCCAAAGGCATTGAGTACTTGCACCAAGGTTGTGAGCAAAGAATCCTCCATTTCGACATCAAACCTCACAATATCTTGTTGGACCAGCACTTCAATCCGAAAATCTCCGATTTCGGGTTAGCCAAGCTATGTTCTAAAGAGCAGAGTGCGGTATCAATGACAGCAGCAAGGGGAACCATGGGCTACATTGCACCTGAAGTGCTGTCTAGGAACTTTGGGAACGTATCCTACAAATCAGATGTTTATAGTTTCGGAATGATGCTGCTGGAAATGGTGGGAGGACGCAAAAATATCGATGTCAAAGTGGAACATATGAGCCAAGTCTACTTCCCAGAATGGGTTTACAATCGTTTGGACAAAGGTGAAGCGTTGGGAATGAGCATTGAGAATGAAGAGCATGATAAGATAGCAAAGAAGCTTACAATTGTTGGACTTTGGTGCATCCAATGGTATCCGGTGGATCGTCCATCAATGAAGTCGGTGGTTCAAATGTTGGAAGGAGAGGTTGAGCATCTCACAGTACCGCCAAATCCTTTTGCCTCTAAAGAGGAAATGAGGGCTAAACTGCCCATAAACAGGGAGCTTCCCACTATTTCTGAATAA
- the LOC107904207 gene encoding NADH dehydrogenase [ubiquinone] flavoprotein 2, mitochondrial isoform X2 codes for MLKIFKKKTSPKGEIEGALLKYLGVERNEVTKDGLFSVGEMECMGCCVNAPMIAVADYTNGSEGYTYNYYEDVTTQRVVEIVEIVAVGFCQEN; via the exons ATGTTGAAGATCTTCAAGAAGAAAACATCTCCCAAAG GAGAAATTGAAGGAGCCTTATTGAAATACTTGGGGGTTGAGCGCAATG AGGTAACAAAGGACGGTTTATTCTCTGTTGGAGAAATGGAATGTATG GGATGTTGTGTAAATGCTCCTATGATTGCAGTTGCTGATTACACCAATGGATCTGAAGGATATACGTATAATTACTAT GAAGATGTTACTACTCAACGAGTTGTTGAGATAGTTGAGATAGTTGCAGTGGGATTTTGCCAAGAGAACTGA